In a genomic window of Ignavibacteria bacterium:
- the mce gene encoding methylmalonyl-CoA epimerase has product MITHIEHIGIAVKDLNESIKFYEDFLGSKCYAVEEVSDQKVKTAFFKIGETKIELLEGTSSDSPITKFIDKRGEGIHHIAFAVDDVKSKLNELKEKNVQLIDHEPRTGAEGLQIAFIHPKAANGVLTEICSHKK; this is encoded by the coding sequence ATGATCACACACATCGAACATATAGGCATTGCGGTAAAAGACTTGAATGAATCAATAAAATTTTATGAAGATTTTCTTGGGTCAAAATGTTACGCAGTTGAAGAAGTCTCAGATCAAAAAGTAAAGACAGCATTTTTCAAAATCGGCGAGACGAAAATCGAACTGCTCGAAGGAACTTCATCCGACAGCCCGATCACTAAATTCATCGATAAACGTGGAGAAGGAATTCATCACATTGCATTCGCTGTCGATGACGTTAAATCGAAACTGAATGAATTGAAAGAAAAAAATGTGCAACTAATTGATCACGAGCCGCGTACCGGCGCAGAAGGATTGCAAATTGCTTTCATTCATCCTAAAGCTGCAAATGGAGTGCTTACAGAAATTTGTTCACACAAGAAATAA